A single Plasmodium knowlesi strain H genome assembly, chromosome: 13 DNA region contains:
- a CDS encoding zinc finger protein, putative — MIDTFIYWNFRGSKGNANILRISLPCSYNTIKKKILEATNLNLQNSLDVLLYHNNRVLSEYESIQNEMLVEIQRSNIDVVKELLQKSNHAYLERNKSVQDNRRGTTPFSDGRQSEVHDNKGRSTPTVGSAYDSGGIGGSHRGAGTHEGKPSSPELNRAPKMSRTANYPYSSKQPWNVYNRNAVSTKENNEDDEDMKIQEVMEKNNPYNQRPDFSKSRMLNYYKRDKNSVSQFYMNNKFKKVPSPSSASASSISKNLNAYNSVSSAPRGGEQHFQNGVVGTYSKYYKMRGAPQNSGYGSAMSHSTYTNSRGQQKEKNGYSNMSNQDTSTKYVSPDYICHMCGKKGHSIKNCPMSSFNNNKKIKVPTGIPTNFLTKIKAEDINKYDQIYILKDGSYGVMKDVEDVSGSAYLYRSVDDKINIYLGVNSNDNRNVDMDGDRGGDGRGNPSANPNGNLSSSTHHTGTSSYPNEEEDKISNLYKCLLCKKLYISPTTLPCCGETYCKSCLYRYNRKRKNDYSSSQMSSLGYQQNGDGRSQMMKCPNCQKLINSDTLIINTNIKNVIDTIIRNQKDSNTNKDEEHAGGGKCNKGEGDSHGYYPTNGGASVGVDKQNKWPAVTPSGGVALPISAGASNGAATTMSNVGMSHISSDKNTRSYNRATNGVTNNSESSSSVCASNGASYQRQPFPSGNFPAGSDLPSNNSRTTEEQNSVNSSSLCNENEDEFQDKSFNPLINLPINLQEIKRQHDFAGAYIAKYRMRRKPKRKKNVDLGMLLMSKRRVY, encoded by the coding sequence ATGATCGACACCTTCATCTATTGGAATTTTCGGGGGAGCAAGGGAAATGCAAACATTTTAAGAATCTCCCTCCCGTGCAGTTACAACAcgataaagaagaagatccTCGAGGCAACCAACTTGAACCTACAAAACAGCTTGGATGTTCTGCTTTACCACAACAACAGAGTGCTGAGTGAATATGAAAGCATACAAAATGAGATGCTCGTGGAAATCCAGCGGAGCAATATAGATGTGGTTAAGGAGCTGCTACAGAAAAGTAATCATGCCTATTtggaaaggaacaaaagtgTGCAGGACAACAGGAGGGGAACTACGCCCTTCTCCGATGGAAGACAAAGTGAAGTGCATGATAATAAGGGAAGAAGCACTCCCACGGTTGGAAGCGCATACGATAGTGGTGGAATAGGCGGAAGCCACCGAGGCGCAGGGACGCACGAGGGTAAACCAAGTAGCCCCGAGTTAAACAGAGCGCCCAAGATGAGCCGAACCGCAAACTACCCATACAGCAGTAAACAGCCATGGAATGTCTACAACAGAAATGCTGTAAGTACGAAAGAGAATAatgaggatgatgaagacATGAAGATCCAAGaagtgatggaaaaaaataaccctTACAATCAACGCCCAGATTTTTCCAAATCTAGAATgttaaattattataaaagGGACAAAAACAGTGTTTCCCAGTTTTATATGAacaataaatttaaaaaagtaccATCCCCTTCCTCAGCTTCcgcttcttccatttcgaaGAATTTAAATGCATACAATTCAGTGTCTTCCGCTCCCAGAGGAGGAGAACAGCACTTCCAAAATGGAGTGGTAGGTACATATAGTAAGTACTACAAAATGAGGGGCGCCCCACAGAATAGTGGCTATGGCAGTGCAATGAGTCATAGTACTTATACAAACTCGAGAGGtcaacagaaggaaaaaaatggttacAGCAATATGAGCAACCAAGATACAAGTACAAAGTATGTTTCTCCAGATTACATCTGCCATATGTGCGGGAAAAAAGGGCATAGCATTAAGAATTGCCCCATGAGTTCTTTTAACAATAACAAAAAGATAAAAGTACCCACAGGAATTCCCACGAACTTCTTAACTAAAATTAAAGCAGAAGACATTAATAAGTATGATCAGATTTATATTCTTAAAGATGGAAGCTATGGAGTGATGAAAGACGTTGAAGATGTCAGTGGGAGTGCATACCTATATCGCAGTGTTGATGATAAGATTAATATTTACCTTGGCGTGAATAGCAATGATAATAGGAATGTTGACATGGATGGTGATCGTGGTGGAGATGGCAGGGGGAATCCAAGTGCTAACCCTAACGGGAACCTTAGCAGTAGTACCCATCATACCGGGACTAGCAGTTACCCTaacgaggaggaagacaaaaTCTCCAATCTGTACAAATGCCTCCTGtgcaaaaaattgtacatttCCCCAACAACTCTACCTTGCTGTGGGGAAACATATTGCAAAAGCTGCCTGTACAGGTataacagaaaaaggaaaaatgattACTCCTCTTCCCAGATGTCCTCATTGGGGTACCAACAGAATGGAGATGGTAGATCCCAAATGATGAAGTGTCCAAACTGTCAGAAGCTTATAAATTCAGATACCTTAATCATTAACactaacataaaaaatgtaattgaTACAATTATTAGGAATCAAAAGGATAGCAATACGAATAAGGATGAGGAACATGCCGGTGGGGGAAAGTGTAATAAAGGAGAAGGCGATAGCCATGGATACTACCCAACCAATGGTGGTGCCTCGGTGGGTGTAGACAAACAGAACAAATGGCCAGCCGTCACACCAAGTGGGGGAGTGGCATTACCCATCAGTGCGGGAGCCTCGAACGGGGCAGCCACTACTATGTCGAACGTAGGTATGTCCCACATCTCAAGCGATAAGAACACAAGGTCGTATAACAGAGCAACAAATGGAGTTACCAACAATAGTGAGTCCTCATCCTCTGTTTGTGCCTCTAATGGAGCGTCATATCAGAGGCAACCATTCCCCAGTGGGAACTTCCCAGCGGGCAGTGACCTTCCCAGTAACAACAGCAGAACAACGGAGGAGCAGAATTCAGTTAACAGTAGCAGCCTCTGTAACGAGAATGAAGATGAATTTCAGGACAAGAGTTTTAACCCGCTTATAAATTTACCTATCAATCTGCAGGAGATAAAACGCCAACACGATTTTGCTGGAGCGTATATAGCCAAATATAGAATGAGGCGAAAaccaaaacggaaaaaaaatgtcgatCTCGGAATGCTGCTCATGAGTAAGAGGCGGGTGTATTAG